AAGGAGACAGAGGTCAAGCTGATGAACGTCGCGCGTGCGAGCTTAGAAGAACTGCTGCTCGACTACGAGGATTACCTGCGCGTGCGCGATCTGCCGCAGTGGAAGAGGGATTCCGTGGAGGCCACTGCTGCGCGTGATATTTATCGGTCGGATCGGGCCGATCAGACCTATCGGGCGATCTGGGAAACGCGCTCGGCCGATGTGGTTGCGAATGTGGCGATTTGCTTGATCCATCAGGCTAACTTTTTGCTGGACCAGTTGATCCGCCAGCTCGAGCGAGACTTCGTCCACCATGGTGGCATCCGCGAGCGGATGACCAAAGCACGAACCGACTACCGGAAGACGCACGGGTATGAGCCACCGCCTCAGCCGAAAAAGGCAGAGCCGCCGAAGCAGACCAATCGGTCAAATCGGTCTGATCAGACCGATCAGCATCGCGCGACCGACCAGCCTCGCTCGACCGACCCGGCCAATCCGTCCGATAAGACCGATCCGACCGATTCCCGCAACCCCGCCGCTCCCGGCAACCCGGCCCGCGGCGCTCAGCCGCGCCCCGCTGGCGCGCATGGCCGCCCACAGCCCCAAAACCACCACCGCCCATGAAAGCGAACTGGCAGACCAAGACACTCGGGGAGGTGTGCGAGATTTACCAGCCGAAGACAATTTCGGCGAAGGAGATGACGGCTGATGGGAAATTCCCGGTCTTCGGCGCAAATGGTATCATCGGGAAATACCATGCTTTCAACCACGAAGAACCGCAACTCTTGGTAACTTGCAGGGGTGCCACATGCGGAAGCATTAATGTCTCCTTGCCACGCTCCTGGATAACAGGCAATGCAATGGTTGTTCGCCCGCGCAATGGCAACTTAGATCTTCGATTCTTAGAGTATCTCCTACGAGGTCCGATTGATCTGTCGCAAGCAATTACTGGTTCTGCACAGCCGCAGATCACGCGGACTAATTTAAGTCCACTTGAAATCTCTTTCCCCGAATCCCTCCCCGAGCAGCGGCGCATCGTCGGCATTCTCGATGAGGTCTTCGCGCGCGCGGCCACCGCAAAACTGAACGCCGAGAAAAACCTGGCCAACGCGAGGGAGGTGTTTGAGTCGTATTTGCAACGGGTGTTTGCTCGAGCTTGGATGATTGCTGAGCTAGTAAGCCTCTCGGATTTGGCAACAGACATCACAGACGGTGATCACCTTCCGCCGCCGAAGGCACCCACTGGGATTCCCTTCATTACTATTTCAGATATTAACAAAGAGTCTAGAATAATTGACTTCGGTAACACCTTCAAGGTTGCGCGAAAGTATTACGAGAACTTAAAGGATAACCGACGTCCGAAGTTCGGTGATGTTCTCTACACAGTAACCGGATCTTATGGCATTCCCGTAATTGTCGATACCGAAATGGAATTCTGCTTCCAACGACATATTGGGCTGATTAGACCGAAGTCGAGTGTTAGTTCAAAGTGGCTGTACTATCTGATTCTTGCGCCCCAGCTGCGCAAGCAAGCCGATGAAGGAGCAACGGGTACTGCGCAGAAGACCGTTTCACTGAAGGTCTTGCGAAATCTCCTTGTTCCCAAAGTACCCGTAAGCGAACAAAAGAGAGTCGTTCAGCAGCTCGACGCCCTCTCCTCGGAGACGAAGCAGTTAGAATCGCTCTACAAGTCGAAGCTGTTGGCGCTGGAGGAGTTGAAGAAATCGGTGTTGCGCAGCGCGTTTCGTGGGGAGTTGTAGCCGCGGAGCGGCGGAGTACCCGCAGCCCAGGGTGAAACGAAGTGGAACCCTGGGTTCGTAGCACCAAAAAGAATTTGAAGCCCTGAAAGGGCGTTGTACGAATGTTCGATCGCGCAAACATCGCCCTTTCAGGGCTATTGAATTCAAACGCGACGAAGACCCAGGGTTCCGTCCGCTGGCGCGGACTCTACCCTGGGCTGCGAGTACTCCGTGCCTTCGGCACTAATGCAATCGACTAATGCGTAACGAATCGGAAACCCGCGCTGAACTGATCGATCCGCTGCTGCACGCGGCGGGATGGGGTGTTGTCGAGGGTTCACGCATTCGGCGTGAGTACTATTTTACGGATGGCCGCATTCAGCCCGGCAGTCCACGCGCCAAACCGGAGAAGGCCGACTACGTTCTCGTCTTCAAGAATCAAAATATTGGTCTCATCGAAGCGAAAGCCGAAAGCTTCAAACCTACCGAAGGCGTAACGCAGGCGAAGTCCTACGCGAAGAAGCTCCAGATCGGCCACACCTATTCGACGAACGGTCGCGAGATCTACGAGATCGCGATGAAGACAGGCAAGGAGGGCACGGTCCTGCGCTTCCCGACTCCGGAAGAACTGTGGGGCCGGACCTTTGCCGATTGGAATGATTGGAAAGAACGATTTAGCAAGATTCCGTTTGAGACGGTCGGTGGTACAAAAACGCCACGGTACTATCAAGAGCTTGCTACCAATCGAGTATTGGACGCGATTTCGGAAGAGAAGAATCGCATCCTGCTGACGCTCGCAACTGGCACCGGGAAGACCTTCATTGCTTTCCAAATCGCGTGGAAGCTCTTCCGCTCAAAGTGGAATCTGCGCCGTGATGCCGCAAGAAGCCCGAGGATCTTATTCCTCGCCGACCGGAATATCCTTGCAGATCAAGCCAAACGGGATTTCAATGTGTTTTCGATGGAGTATGGCGATGACGCATTGAGGCGTATCGAACCGGCAGAAATCAGGAAGAAAGGAGAGGTCCCCAAAAGCGGTGCCGTCTTCTTTACGATCTTTCAGACCTTCCTGAGCGGGCCGGAGAACACTCCATACTTCGGCGACTACCCGGCGGACTTTTTCGATCTCATCATCATTGATGAGTGCCATCGTGGCGGCGCGAACGACGAAAGCACCTGGCGGGCCATCCTCGAATATTTCTCGCCTGCCGTGCAGCTTGGTCTTACGGCCACGCCGAAGCGCAAGGACAATGTCGATACCTACAAATATTTCGGCGACCCGGTCT
The window above is part of the Bacteroidota bacterium genome. Proteins encoded here:
- a CDS encoding restriction endonuclease subunit S produces the protein MKANWQTKTLGEVCEIYQPKTISAKEMTADGKFPVFGANGIIGKYHAFNHEEPQLLVTCRGATCGSINVSLPRSWITGNAMVVRPRNGNLDLRFLEYLLRGPIDLSQAITGSAQPQITRTNLSPLEISFPESLPEQRRIVGILDEVFARAATAKLNAEKNLANAREVFESYLQRVFARAWMIAELVSLSDLATDITDGDHLPPPKAPTGIPFITISDINKESRIIDFGNTFKVARKYYENLKDNRRPKFGDVLYTVTGSYGIPVIVDTEMEFCFQRHIGLIRPKSSVSSKWLYYLILAPQLRKQADEGATGTAQKTVSLKVLRNLLVPKVPVSEQKRVVQQLDALSSETKQLESLYKSKLLALEELKKSVLRSAFRGEL